TGACAAGGCATTGACTTGCTTATGATTAACAAACAAGGAGTCATAACTTGTAACCTACCTAGCCAAACAGCAAAATATTCACACCTTGTGTGTTGCAATCGAAGCACTAAGCACCAGTAATAGTAACTAGTTTTATGAGAAAGATTTTAATGCAAAAAAGAAAAGTCCATAAGATTCAAGGAATCAAGTGTACCAAAGATATTCTCTAGCTCAGTCTCTAGAACTTGAAGCTCTAGGACAATAATGATATTAACCAATGGTCCCTTTGGCCAAATCGGTGTTTAAAACTCAACACCGCATTAGAAGAATTTGTGATGCACTTTCTCATCAACatttatgaccaagattattaatTTCAAGTAGcagagaggagaaggagaagaggagacaGGAAAGAAGAGGATAAGGCAGCAAATAATGGGAATAATACTTTGACGGAATAGACTAACCAGTTTGCCCTATCAAAAGAAGTGGGGTTGTTTTCCCATTCTTCCATGACCTCAAGCTTGACACACTCAAAGCCAAAATTGCGGTGCCAAGAACAACACCAAAACGAATGGCAGGAATACTTCCGGTCAGCATGAAATACATGAATCCTCCAATGACAAGAAAGGAACCtacaccaaaaagaaaaaaaaaagaaatatcctAGTAAAGATGGCCATGTAAAAATGTAAATCGTCGATGATGGTATAATCAATTATGACAACAGAATACAAGAAGAAAAGCCATAAAATAAACTTCCATGGAAATCCAATAAGAAGACATGTCTTCATGCATACCATAGGGAATTCCAAAGTAAAAATCTCTGATGGAGGATATGTTTTTTAACTCATCCACTGATGCATAAGTTTCCAAAATTTCCTTAACTGAATCAGGAGAATTCTTTGCTGCTGCAGCAAGATACTTGTTCCCTTCTTGTGAGATCTCTTTGGCTATTATACTCAAATCCTGTTGTGCTTTATCAGCTTGAATCTTGAGCTTCTCAGATGTATCCATTAGTATTTCCATCGCTTTCTTTGAGTATACCCCATATGCTTCTTCTGATACAGCTTTGACTTTCAGGGCTTCAGTCTTGAAGTGTTCGAGTGCCTCCTTCCATTGGTCTTGTGCTGCCCGAGCGTTTAATTCAGCATCACTTTCCTCCTCTTTAATGTCTAAATGCTTCTACATTAGAATTATCACAGACATTAAAACCTATGCATCAGATAAGAAACCTCAGCGACATATGACTACAAAGTTAAATTATCCAAATTGGAAGTGTCATTTCAAATGATGAGATCAACAGCCCCTCACCGGAATTTTTTCTAAATGAATAAACTTACTTCATTTATTTTCAGTAAAATCTTACAAATCAAGTCTTTTATGAAGGAATTGCCAGAAAATTTAACAATTTTAAACATATAACTTTTTCTCCTCTTTGTGGTTCCTAAATCCATTTAATCCACGGTCCGATATACTTTTGCCTCTTAAATCCTTAATGCACTCTGTCAACGTGTAATTACCAGACCAACAAATCTTAATGCAATCCTAAAAGGAAAACGAGATAGCACCAGCAACAAAAATTCGATCTTTTTGAAATACTAGCCACAGGGAGACAATGACAGCCTTATTGCACTAACCGACTAAAAACCGAACGCAAGAAGGGTACATGAAACACCAGACAGACAAAACTTAATTCGCCCCTAAAAGGAAAACGAGACAGAACCGGCACCAAAAACTTGATTCTTTTGCAACATTAGCCACAGGGAGACCACGCAATCCTCATTGCTCTGCCCGACTACGAACCAAACAAAAACGCGATCCAAAGAACATAAATCGATGGACAATAGGGCCGGAATGGGTGCGCTTGAAACAACAAAGGTGGCTCACCGGTTCATCGTCAGAAGCCGCAAGAGGAATAATCTTCGTCGGCCTCCGATCCACGAGCACGAGACGAGTTCCCAACCCCCTCCTCGAGAGCGGGGAATTGGACGAATCCAGTCGACGGGGGACGGCGCCCAATGGGAAGGAGAAGGAGGCCACCACTCGGGTGGCATAAAGATTAGGGTTCGGATTACGGAGGGGAACGAAGGCATGGAGAGAGGTAGCCATTGGAAAGTCCGAATTCCGAAAAGAGGGAGGAGTGCGaagcaaagaagagaagaaaaaggagctGGCGAAGGGACCCAACCAAGAGCGATTggggttttcttcttcttcatgcgaAGGTTTAAGGGGTCCTTCGGTACACGTCAGTTTAGGCTCTGGAGTAATTCCTACCTCCGGTTTTACCAGCACTG
Above is a genomic segment from Musa acuminata AAA Group cultivar baxijiao chromosome BXJ3-4, Cavendish_Baxijiao_AAA, whole genome shotgun sequence containing:
- the LOC135637355 gene encoding protein FATTY ACID EXPORT 3, chloroplastic-like isoform X2 — encoded protein: MATSLHAFVPLRNPNPNLYATRVVASFSFPLGAVPRRLDSSNSPLSRRGLGTRLVLVDRRPTKIIPLAASDDEPHLDIKEEESDAELNARAAQDQWKEALEHFKTEALKVKAVSEEAYGVYSKKAMEILMDTSEKLKIQADKAQQDLSIIAKEISQEGNKYLAAAAKNSPDSVKEILETYASVDELKNISSIRDFYFGIPYGSFLVIGGFMYFMLTGSIPAIRFGVVLGTAILALSVSSLRSWKNGKTTPLLLIGQTAISAIIFCRQWLLCSQRGSFPNLLLLLISGMMAGFYAYRIIIDHYNKGSNVEQSSES
- the LOC135637355 gene encoding protein FATTY ACID EXPORT 3, chloroplastic-like isoform X1, which produces MATSLHAFVPLRNPNPNLYATRVVASFSFPLGAVPRRLDSSNSPLSRRGLGTRLVLVDRRPTKIIPLAASDDEPKHLDIKEEESDAELNARAAQDQWKEALEHFKTEALKVKAVSEEAYGVYSKKAMEILMDTSEKLKIQADKAQQDLSIIAKEISQEGNKYLAAAAKNSPDSVKEILETYASVDELKNISSIRDFYFGIPYGSFLVIGGFMYFMLTGSIPAIRFGVVLGTAILALSVSSLRSWKNGKTTPLLLIGQTAISAIIFCRQWLLCSQRGSFPNLLLLLISGMMAGFYAYRIIIDHYNKGSNVEQSSES